The following proteins come from a genomic window of Gossypium raimondii isolate GPD5lz chromosome 5, ASM2569854v1, whole genome shotgun sequence:
- the LOC105768093 gene encoding uncharacterized protein LOC105768093, whose protein sequence is MATTLAFSLSTPIRASAGSLQRPDPSRRKPVSSSSWWAPLFGLSSNPDYLNDGHIGVTSERNPEVSESDSDPGRSRSKSSLRCFTEEKAKQLRRKTMENASFHDMMYHSAIASRLASDTSGWPVCD, encoded by the coding sequence ATGGCGACAACTCTTGCATTCTCCCTCTCAACCCCGATCCGGGCCTCAGCCGGTTCACTTCAAAGACCCGATCCAAGTCGCAGAAAACCCGTTTCTTCCTCCTCCTGGTGGGCTCCCCTCTTCGGGTTGTCCTCCAACCCCGATTACCTCAACGATGGCCATATCGGCGTCACATCGGAGAGAAATCCCGAAGTATCCGAATCGGACTCAGATCCGGGTCGATCCAGATCCAAATCCTCGCTCAGGTGCTTCACCGAGGAGAAAGCGAAGCAACTTCGCAGGAAGACAATGGAGAACGCGTCGTTTCACGATATGATGTACCACTCGGCGATCGCGTCTCGTCTTGCGTCCGATACATCGGGTTGGCCGGTATGTGATTGA
- the LOC105771105 gene encoding uncharacterized protein LOC105771105 isoform X1, translating to MSYSYQTVGSGSGTARKTFDFGRTHVVRPKGKHQATIVWLHGLGDNGSSWSQILESLPLPNIKWICPTAPTRPVAILGGFPCTAWFDAGELSEDGPDDWEGLDASAAHIANFLSTEPSDVKVGIGGFSMGAAMALYSATACALGRYGNGNPYPISLRAVVGLSGWLPGSRGLRNKIEVSSEAARRAASLPILLSHGTCDDVVPYKNGEKCAQSLSIAGFRNLTFKTYEGIGHYTVPKEMDEVCNWLTARLGLEGSR from the exons ATGAGTTATTCATATCAGACCGTCGGCTCCG GTAGTGGAACTGCTAGAAAGACATTTGACTTTGGAAGGACGCATGTTGTTCGACCAAAAGGAAAACACCAGGCAACTATAGTCTGGCTTCATGGCCTTGGTGACAATGGTTCTAG CTGGTCCCAGATTTTGGAAAGCCTTCCTCTACCAAAT ATAAAATGGATTTGCCCCACCGCTCCTACTCGTCCTGTGGCCATTCTTGGGGGATTTCCTTGCACTGCAT GGTTTGATGCTGGTGAGCTTTCAGAAGATGGTCCGGATGATTGGGAAGGTTTAGATGCTTCAGCGGCACATATTGCAAACTTCTTGTCAACAGAGCCATCTGATG TTAAGGTCGGTATCGGAGGCTTTAGTATGGGTGCTGCAATGGCCCTCTACTCTGCAACCGCTTGTGCTCTTGGAAGGTATGGAAATGGCAACCCATACCCCATCAGCCTAAGGGCAGTTGTTGGACTAAGTGGATGGCTTCCAGGTTCAAG GGGCTTAAGGAACAAAATAGAAGTATCCAGTGAAGCCGCAAGGCGTGCTGCATCCTTGCCAATTTTGCTTAGCCATGGAACCT GTGATGATGTTGTCCCTTACAAGAATGGAGAAAAATGTGCCCAATCATTGAGTATAGCAGGATTCCGAAACCtcacttttaaaacctatgaaGG GATTGGGCATTACACAGTCCCTAAAGAGATGGATGAGGTCTGCAATTGGCTAACAGCAAGGCTGGGGCTTGAGGGATCTCGTTAA
- the LOC105771105 gene encoding uncharacterized protein LOC105771105 isoform X2, with the protein MDKSGKFAAILPLGCLLPSYYDLIPVFDWSQILESLPLPNIKWICPTAPTRPVAILGGFPCTAWFDAGELSEDGPDDWEGLDASAAHIANFLSTEPSDVKVGIGGFSMGAAMALYSATACALGRYGNGNPYPISLRAVVGLSGWLPGSRGLRNKIEVSSEAARRAASLPILLSHGTCDDVVPYKNGEKCAQSLSIAGFRNLTFKTYEGIGHYTVPKEMDEVCNWLTARLGLEGSR; encoded by the exons ATGGACAAGAGTGGCAAATTTGCAGCTATTTTGCCTTTGGGATGCTTACTGCCCTCATATTATGATCTCATCCCAGTATTTGA CTGGTCCCAGATTTTGGAAAGCCTTCCTCTACCAAAT ATAAAATGGATTTGCCCCACCGCTCCTACTCGTCCTGTGGCCATTCTTGGGGGATTTCCTTGCACTGCAT GGTTTGATGCTGGTGAGCTTTCAGAAGATGGTCCGGATGATTGGGAAGGTTTAGATGCTTCAGCGGCACATATTGCAAACTTCTTGTCAACAGAGCCATCTGATG TTAAGGTCGGTATCGGAGGCTTTAGTATGGGTGCTGCAATGGCCCTCTACTCTGCAACCGCTTGTGCTCTTGGAAGGTATGGAAATGGCAACCCATACCCCATCAGCCTAAGGGCAGTTGTTGGACTAAGTGGATGGCTTCCAGGTTCAAG GGGCTTAAGGAACAAAATAGAAGTATCCAGTGAAGCCGCAAGGCGTGCTGCATCCTTGCCAATTTTGCTTAGCCATGGAACCT GTGATGATGTTGTCCCTTACAAGAATGGAGAAAAATGTGCCCAATCATTGAGTATAGCAGGATTCCGAAACCtcacttttaaaacctatgaaGG GATTGGGCATTACACAGTCCCTAAAGAGATGGATGAGGTCTGCAATTGGCTAACAGCAAGGCTGGGGCTTGAGGGATCTCGTTAA
- the LOC105769827 gene encoding uncharacterized protein LOC105769827 isoform X2, giving the protein MPKDRRVGSFFFERSRVSPYPCSSRGRDAKQCQHEDPLELEFGLEDVKEWEDARCPICMEHPHNAEIPLGNLTSTSDGWRNPPPFFDQQTEAGSDKQPKLLCPLCRGEIYGWSVVEAARQFMNSKPRSCSSETCDFTGTYGELRKHARSAHPLVRPTEVDPERQRDWSRLERERDYEDMLSSIQPVAREESNGESISDLEDFRSWLTINLAYLTLALEFISDSRNNEHDRFRRRPGNRRFRYDRESDHGTRENNSSTPDRALFGHRNNPTPEERVPGRHRGSQGILHWRNRNSPSDRIPQGRRQSSQADRTHRGQGGLRWRTPRWSTFNDGQ; this is encoded by the exons atgCCAAAGGATAGAAGGGTtggttcctttttttttgaacGCTCTAGGGTCTCTCCTTACCCATGTAGTTCCAGGGGCAGGGATGCCAAACAATGCCAACATGAGGATCCTTTGGAACTAGAATTTGGACTTGAGGATGTTAAAGAGTGGGAGGATGCAAGGTGTCCTATTTGCATGGAACACCCACATAATGCG GAAATTCCTTTGGGAAACTTGACCTCTACTTCTGATGGTTGGAGGAATCCACCGCCTTTTTTTGATCAGCAAACCGAGGCTGGTAGTGATAAGCAGCCAAAGCTTCTTTGCCCTCTTTGTCGAGGAGAGATTTATGGCTGGAGCGTGGTAGAAGCTGCACGTCAGTTTATGAACTCCAAACCCAGGAGTTGTTCTTCAGAGACATGCGATTTCACTGGGACTTACGGTGAACTCAGGAAGCATGCTAGGTCTGCTCATCCTTTGGTCCGGCCAACTGAAGTTGATCCAGAACGACAGCGTGATTGGTCTAGGTTGGAGCGTGAAAGGGATTATGAGGACATGCTGAGTTCAATCCAACCAGTTGCTAGGGAAGAAAGTAATGGAGAAAGCATTTCAGATCTTGAGGATTTTCGTTCGTGGTTGACAATAAATCTTGCATACTTGACACTTGCACTTGAGTTCATTAGTGATTCAAGAAACAACGAACATGATAGATTTAGGAGGAGACCAGGGAATAGGAGGTTCAGGTATGATCGAGAGTCTGATCATGGTACAAGGGAGAATAATAGTTCCACACCAGATAGAGCACTCTTTGGCCACCGCAACAATCCTACACCAGAAGAGAGAGTTCCAGGTAGACATCGTGGCTCACAGGGAATTCTCCATTGGAGGAATCGCAATTCGCCATCTGACAGAATTCCCCAAGGCAGGCGTCAGAGTTCGCAAGCTGACCGAACTCATCGTGGTCAAGGTGGATTGCGATGGCGAACACCTAGATGGTCCACGTTCAATGATGGGCAGTGA
- the LOC105769827 gene encoding uncharacterized protein LOC105769827 isoform X3: protein MEHPHNAVLLRCSSFEKGCRPFMCNTSYRHSNCLDQFCKSSVSSPSTAMLQEIPLGNLTSTSDGWRNPPPFFDQQTEAGSDKQPKLLCPLCRGEIYGWSVVEAARQFMNSKPRSCSSETCDFTGTYGELRKHARSAHPLVRPTEVDPERQRDWSRLERERDYEDMLSSIQPVAREESNGESISDLEDFRSWLTINLAYLTLALEFISDSRNNEHDRFRRRPGNRRFRYDRESDHGTRENNSSTPDRALFGHRNNPTPEERVPGRHRGSQGILHWRNRNSPSDRIPQGRRQSSQADRTHRGQGGLRWRTPRWSTFNDGQ from the coding sequence ATGGAACACCCACATAATGCGGTACTTTTGCGGTGTTCTTCCTTTGAAAAGGGTTGTCGCCCTTTTATGTGCAATACAAGCTACCGCCATTCAAATTGTCTTGATCAGTTTTGTAAGTCATCGGTGTCGTCTCCTTCCACTGCTATGTTGCAGGAAATTCCTTTGGGAAACTTGACCTCTACTTCTGATGGTTGGAGGAATCCACCGCCTTTTTTTGATCAGCAAACCGAGGCTGGTAGTGATAAGCAGCCAAAGCTTCTTTGCCCTCTTTGTCGAGGAGAGATTTATGGCTGGAGCGTGGTAGAAGCTGCACGTCAGTTTATGAACTCCAAACCCAGGAGTTGTTCTTCAGAGACATGCGATTTCACTGGGACTTACGGTGAACTCAGGAAGCATGCTAGGTCTGCTCATCCTTTGGTCCGGCCAACTGAAGTTGATCCAGAACGACAGCGTGATTGGTCTAGGTTGGAGCGTGAAAGGGATTATGAGGACATGCTGAGTTCAATCCAACCAGTTGCTAGGGAAGAAAGTAATGGAGAAAGCATTTCAGATCTTGAGGATTTTCGTTCGTGGTTGACAATAAATCTTGCATACTTGACACTTGCACTTGAGTTCATTAGTGATTCAAGAAACAACGAACATGATAGATTTAGGAGGAGACCAGGGAATAGGAGGTTCAGGTATGATCGAGAGTCTGATCATGGTACAAGGGAGAATAATAGTTCCACACCAGATAGAGCACTCTTTGGCCACCGCAACAATCCTACACCAGAAGAGAGAGTTCCAGGTAGACATCGTGGCTCACAGGGAATTCTCCATTGGAGGAATCGCAATTCGCCATCTGACAGAATTCCCCAAGGCAGGCGTCAGAGTTCGCAAGCTGACCGAACTCATCGTGGTCAAGGTGGATTGCGATGGCGAACACCTAGATGGTCCACGTTCAATGATGGGCAGTGA
- the LOC105769827 gene encoding uncharacterized protein LOC105769827 isoform X4, whose translation MEHPHNAEIPLGNLTSTSDGWRNPPPFFDQQTEAGSDKQPKLLCPLCRGEIYGWSVVEAARQFMNSKPRSCSSETCDFTGTYGELRKHARSAHPLVRPTEVDPERQRDWSRLERERDYEDMLSSIQPVAREESNGESISDLEDFRSWLTINLAYLTLALEFISDSRNNEHDRFRRRPGNRRFRYDRESDHGTRENNSSTPDRALFGHRNNPTPEERVPGRHRGSQGILHWRNRNSPSDRIPQGRRQSSQADRTHRGQGGLRWRTPRWSTFNDGQ comes from the exons ATGGAACACCCACATAATGCG GAAATTCCTTTGGGAAACTTGACCTCTACTTCTGATGGTTGGAGGAATCCACCGCCTTTTTTTGATCAGCAAACCGAGGCTGGTAGTGATAAGCAGCCAAAGCTTCTTTGCCCTCTTTGTCGAGGAGAGATTTATGGCTGGAGCGTGGTAGAAGCTGCACGTCAGTTTATGAACTCCAAACCCAGGAGTTGTTCTTCAGAGACATGCGATTTCACTGGGACTTACGGTGAACTCAGGAAGCATGCTAGGTCTGCTCATCCTTTGGTCCGGCCAACTGAAGTTGATCCAGAACGACAGCGTGATTGGTCTAGGTTGGAGCGTGAAAGGGATTATGAGGACATGCTGAGTTCAATCCAACCAGTTGCTAGGGAAGAAAGTAATGGAGAAAGCATTTCAGATCTTGAGGATTTTCGTTCGTGGTTGACAATAAATCTTGCATACTTGACACTTGCACTTGAGTTCATTAGTGATTCAAGAAACAACGAACATGATAGATTTAGGAGGAGACCAGGGAATAGGAGGTTCAGGTATGATCGAGAGTCTGATCATGGTACAAGGGAGAATAATAGTTCCACACCAGATAGAGCACTCTTTGGCCACCGCAACAATCCTACACCAGAAGAGAGAGTTCCAGGTAGACATCGTGGCTCACAGGGAATTCTCCATTGGAGGAATCGCAATTCGCCATCTGACAGAATTCCCCAAGGCAGGCGTCAGAGTTCGCAAGCTGACCGAACTCATCGTGGTCAAGGTGGATTGCGATGGCGAACACCTAGATGGTCCACGTTCAATGATGGGCAGTGA
- the LOC105769827 gene encoding uncharacterized protein LOC105769827 isoform X1, whose product MPKDRRVGSFFFERSRVSPYPCSSRGRDAKQCQHEDPLELEFGLEDVKEWEDARCPICMEHPHNAVLLRCSSFEKGCRPFMCNTSYRHSNCLDQFCKSSVSSPSTAMLQEIPLGNLTSTSDGWRNPPPFFDQQTEAGSDKQPKLLCPLCRGEIYGWSVVEAARQFMNSKPRSCSSETCDFTGTYGELRKHARSAHPLVRPTEVDPERQRDWSRLERERDYEDMLSSIQPVAREESNGESISDLEDFRSWLTINLAYLTLALEFISDSRNNEHDRFRRRPGNRRFRYDRESDHGTRENNSSTPDRALFGHRNNPTPEERVPGRHRGSQGILHWRNRNSPSDRIPQGRRQSSQADRTHRGQGGLRWRTPRWSTFNDGQ is encoded by the coding sequence atgCCAAAGGATAGAAGGGTtggttcctttttttttgaacGCTCTAGGGTCTCTCCTTACCCATGTAGTTCCAGGGGCAGGGATGCCAAACAATGCCAACATGAGGATCCTTTGGAACTAGAATTTGGACTTGAGGATGTTAAAGAGTGGGAGGATGCAAGGTGTCCTATTTGCATGGAACACCCACATAATGCGGTACTTTTGCGGTGTTCTTCCTTTGAAAAGGGTTGTCGCCCTTTTATGTGCAATACAAGCTACCGCCATTCAAATTGTCTTGATCAGTTTTGTAAGTCATCGGTGTCGTCTCCTTCCACTGCTATGTTGCAGGAAATTCCTTTGGGAAACTTGACCTCTACTTCTGATGGTTGGAGGAATCCACCGCCTTTTTTTGATCAGCAAACCGAGGCTGGTAGTGATAAGCAGCCAAAGCTTCTTTGCCCTCTTTGTCGAGGAGAGATTTATGGCTGGAGCGTGGTAGAAGCTGCACGTCAGTTTATGAACTCCAAACCCAGGAGTTGTTCTTCAGAGACATGCGATTTCACTGGGACTTACGGTGAACTCAGGAAGCATGCTAGGTCTGCTCATCCTTTGGTCCGGCCAACTGAAGTTGATCCAGAACGACAGCGTGATTGGTCTAGGTTGGAGCGTGAAAGGGATTATGAGGACATGCTGAGTTCAATCCAACCAGTTGCTAGGGAAGAAAGTAATGGAGAAAGCATTTCAGATCTTGAGGATTTTCGTTCGTGGTTGACAATAAATCTTGCATACTTGACACTTGCACTTGAGTTCATTAGTGATTCAAGAAACAACGAACATGATAGATTTAGGAGGAGACCAGGGAATAGGAGGTTCAGGTATGATCGAGAGTCTGATCATGGTACAAGGGAGAATAATAGTTCCACACCAGATAGAGCACTCTTTGGCCACCGCAACAATCCTACACCAGAAGAGAGAGTTCCAGGTAGACATCGTGGCTCACAGGGAATTCTCCATTGGAGGAATCGCAATTCGCCATCTGACAGAATTCCCCAAGGCAGGCGTCAGAGTTCGCAAGCTGACCGAACTCATCGTGGTCAAGGTGGATTGCGATGGCGAACACCTAGATGGTCCACGTTCAATGATGGGCAGTGA